A single Sphingomonas sp. IW22 DNA region contains:
- a CDS encoding carbonic anhydrase, with protein MNDHKLLLLANKAWAEQLRDERPDYFARQAEEQKPNFLWIGCSDSRVAPDQITNSPPGVMSIHRNVANLVYEDDRNFMAVLQTALERTRVRHIILCGHYGCGGVEQGWKQQGRGAIGEWVAGVHDVYTEHREEVDALPETQRLNRMVELNVRDQLVRLARMALVQSAFAAGQELILHGWVYDLRDGILKPLMTIDANTRLDTVERPQPVLV; from the coding sequence ATGAACGATCACAAGCTGCTGCTGCTGGCCAACAAGGCGTGGGCCGAGCAGCTTCGCGACGAGCGGCCCGATTATTTCGCGCGTCAGGCAGAGGAACAGAAGCCCAATTTCCTGTGGATCGGCTGTTCCGACAGCCGGGTTGCCCCCGATCAGATCACCAATTCACCCCCGGGGGTGATGTCCATCCACCGCAACGTCGCCAATCTGGTGTATGAAGACGACCGCAATTTCATGGCGGTGTTGCAGACCGCGCTTGAGCGTACGCGCGTCCGCCACATCATCCTGTGCGGCCATTATGGCTGTGGCGGGGTAGAACAGGGCTGGAAACAGCAGGGACGCGGCGCGATCGGTGAATGGGTCGCGGGCGTGCACGACGTCTATACCGAACATCGCGAGGAAGTGGACGCGCTGCCCGAAACGCAGCGGCTGAACCGGATGGTCGAGCTGAACGTGCGCGACCAGCTGGTCCGGCTGGCACGCATGGCGCTGGTGCAGTCGGCCTTTGCCGCGGGTCAGGAACTGATCCTGCATGGCTGGGTCTATGACCTGCGCGACGGCATCCTCAAGCCGTTGATGACCATCGACGCGAACACCCGGCTCGACACGGTCGAGCGGCCCCAGCCCGTGCTGGTCTGA